The DNA window CCCGGTGGGTGAGAATGTGAGTGCCTTCAGGGTGATGAGCGACCGCACCACGATGTCGCGCCATGGGCCTTCGTAGTTGCACTGGCCGGCCCAGTCGCGCCAGCGACGGTCCGTCTCGTCGAGGGCTTGTTTCCAGTCGAGGACGGGAGGGGGCGCCAGATGAGAGGCGCCGTGGCTGAGGACGAAGGGAATTTCGTCGCCCTCGGTCACGGTGAATTCGGCAACGGTGCTGAAATCCTCGCCATGGTGTTCCACCGGTGTGCGCAGGACCAGAAGATCCGGGCCCGCGATGGCGATCAGCCCGTCCTCGCCGAGACTGACCCAGGGAACGAGCCGCCCGTAGTCGAAGCGGATCACGAGATCCATGCGCAGGTCGACGTGGCCCTCGAGGCCCGTGACGATCCGCACCAGATTGGCAATGCCGCCGTCCTCGGGCATGAAGTCGGTCACCCGGCACCGCCCCGTTTCGGTCTCGAACTCCGTTTCCAGAATGAGGGTGTCGGGCCGATAACGCCGCGTCGTCCTTGCCCCGTCGCCGCGCGGCCCGATTTGCCAATGCCCGTTGTCCTCGTCGCCGAGGAGCGCGGCGAAGCAGGCCTCCGAATCGAAATTCGGCCAGCAAAGCCAGTCGATCGAGCCATTGCGCCCCACAAGGGCGGCCGAACGGCAATCGCCGATGAGGGCATAGTCGTCGATGCGAAGGGTCATGGCATTGCTCTTGTTGTTCCGGGAGGGTGTGCAGGGGCAGGGGCTAGGTGAGAAGGGAAGCGACCAGGAGGCCGAGAGCGAAGGCGATCAGAAGTCCGCCTCCGGCCGCGACAAGGCGCACTGCCGTTCCTGGCCAAATGGTGACCTCGTCGGCCGCTTCGTCGCTGAAGGCGCCGCGCGTGCGGTGCAACTCCGTGACCGGTGCGAACAGGTTGTCGCGCCGGTCTTCCGAAACTGGCGTCTTCCTCATCTGACCATCGTAGGCGTTCCTTGCAAGGTAGCGGTCGAGAAACGACGGAAGGATCATGTTGCCGAGGATCACGAGGACCGAGCTGAACCCGAGGATATGCTCTCTTCCCGGCCGCTGGGCGATGCCGGCTATCGCCCGGGCGATGGCCTCTGGCTGGAAGACCGGCGCGACGGGCCGGGGCTCAAGGCCGAAATGCGTCCGCGCCCAGTCGAATTGCGGCGTGTTGACCGCCGGCAATTCGACCATGGTGAGCCGGATGCCGCTCTTGTCGCGGATGAGTTCGGTGCGCAGCGAATTGGTGAAGCCGCGAATGGCATGCTTGGCGCCGCAGTAGGCGGCCTGCAGGGGGATGCCGCGATAGGCAAGGGACGATCCGATCTGGATGATCAGCCCCTTGTCGCGCTTTCGCATCTGCGCCAACGCCGCCATCGTGCCGTGCACGAAGCCGAGATAGTCGACCTCGGTCACGCGGGCGAATTCCTCCGGCGTGATCTTCTCGACCGGCGAGAAGACGGTGACCATGGCGTCGTTCATCCAGATGTCGATCGGGCCAAGTTCCAGCTCCAGGGCCTCGGCCGCAGCCCGGAGGGCATCCGCATCGGTCACGTCGACGGCCTGAAAGGCTGCCTTCGCCCCCATGGCGGCGATTTCCCGCTGCACGTCCGCAAGCGCCTGCCGGTCGCGGGCGATCAGGCCGACCCTTGCGCCGCGCCTTGCGACTTCCAGAGCGGTGGCGCGGCCGACGCCTGCACTGGCGCCGGTGATGACGACGGTTCGACCGGTGAGTTGCTGAGACACGGCAATTCGGCTCCTGAGACGAAAAAGGGCGATCCATGGGTTCGCCCAGTGAACAATCGGGTCAGGAATATGGTTCCGAAACAGTTCTGTTACACAAATTGGACTGTCGCAAACAACAGGACGGTCGGGTGGAGAGGCGAGACGATCGCATCGGGATACTCGCCTCCGGCGGCCAACCCCAAAAAGAAATGCTCCGGACCGAGCATGTCTCGATCCGGAGCATGAATTTCGAATTCGTCCGACCTGTCAGTGCAGGAAGCCCAGCAGCCAGAGAACAAGAATAACCGGCAGTGGAATGCCGACCAGCCAAAGAAGAAGTCCGCGACCCATGTTTTCCTCCGTCCGTCATCTCAGATGAAACTGAAAACGGAAACGGAGGCGTTTGGTTCCTCTTCGGTGTCCTCCGGTGCGGCCGGACGGCGTGCCCGTCTTTACATGACGGGCAGGACCGTGATGTCCCTGACGTCGCCGTCGAGACCGCCGATCATGCCGATTTCCGTGGCGGCACCGCTTTCGAGGCTGACGGTGTAGAGCGTCTTGTTGGCGACCAGATAGGCGGTGTTCTTGCCGACTTCCATGGCATGGATATCGAAGGCATAGGTCGCCGGCATGTCGGAAATGCCGAGTTTGCCGATGGCGCTCAGCGTCCCGTCATTCGGCTTGGTCTGCTGGATCAGCGCGCCGATCGTGGCGTCGATGTTGTACATCGCCGTCTTCTCCGGTTTGCCGACCGAGTTGATGTAGGCGGCAGCCACCGTGTTCGGCATTTCGCCCTTGTGCATGTCGCCGTCCTGGAAGGCGAGGGATCCGTCGACCGTGACGGCGCCGGTATCCGGATGGACGCGGTGATTGGTGGTGCCGGTCATGAACCGGAGCCTGTCAGCCATCGGGTTGAAGTCGACGACGACCGGCGCTTCCGTCATCGGCAGCATCTTGTCCATGGTCGCGACTTCGCTCGCAACGCCGGTCGCCGGGTCGATCCAGACGATCTTGTGATCCGGCGTCACGCCGATCACCGTCTTGTTGGCGGGGCGGAAGTCGATCCCGACCAGCTTGTCGACGCCCTTCACCTCCATGGATTTCGACACCGCCGGCTTGTCGGTGTCGAACAGGACCAGCGTCTTGTCGCCCGTAAGGCCCAGCACCGGGGCGGCGCTTGCGGAGGTCGCGAACAGCATGCTGGAGGCGATCAGAATGGAATGAGCGGCTTTCATGATGGTCTTCCCTGTTCTGTTGTCGTTCGAGCGCATCGCCGTGCGTTGGGCACGGTGCGTCTCAAAGGGAAGACACCCGGCGATATGGGTTTGGATGCAGCGACGCCGAAAAAATTTTTCGGTTCGTGCATCCAGCCGGCGTCCTCGCGAGTATCCGTAGTGGGGAAGTCGACCGGACAATCGAACCGTGGATCGGTCACGACATCTGTGGGATACCCGATGAAGATGGTCATGGAAGGAGAGGCATCGCAGAATGCCGGTCATATGCTGATGGACAGTCTGGAGACCGCACTTGCGGCCTGCGCCCGCGGCGAGCGTGCCGGCCTTCGCCATATCTACGAGACCGAGGCGCCCCGGCTCCTGGCCGTCGCGGAACGAATCCTGCGTCGCCGGGAACTCGCGGAGGAGGCCGTGCAGGACGGGTTCATCCAGATCTGGAGCCGGGCCGACCAGTACGAACCGGGCAGGGGGTCGGCGCGCGGCTGGATCTATGCCGTTGTCCGCAACCGGTCGCTCAACATGCTGCGCGATGGCCGGCGCGAGGACCTTGTCTCCGACGATCGGATGGAGGCATTGCAGGATGGCGGTCAGCTGGAGGAACTGCTGGCCTCCTGGCATCGCCTCGATCGCGACAGCCGCCTGCGCGAATGTCTGGCGCAACTCGATGAAATCCGCCGCCGGTCGATCCTGATGGCCTATGTCTGCGGCTACACCCACGGCGAGATTGCCGGTCGCCTGAAGCTGCCGCTGGGCACGGCGAAATCGTGGATAAGGCGCGGACT is part of the Hartmannibacter diazotrophicus genome and encodes:
- a CDS encoding SDR family oxidoreductase; this encodes MSQQLTGRTVVITGASAGVGRATALEVARRGARVGLIARDRQALADVQREIAAMGAKAAFQAVDVTDADALRAAAEALELELGPIDIWMNDAMVTVFSPVEKITPEEFARVTEVDYLGFVHGTMAALAQMRKRDKGLIIQIGSSLAYRGIPLQAAYCGAKHAIRGFTNSLRTELIRDKSGIRLTMVELPAVNTPQFDWARTHFGLEPRPVAPVFQPEAIARAIAGIAQRPGREHILGFSSVLVILGNMILPSFLDRYLARNAYDGQMRKTPVSEDRRDNLFAPVTELHRTRGAFSDEAADEVTIWPGTAVRLVAAGGGLLIAFALGLLVASLLT
- a CDS encoding DUF4394 domain-containing protein, whose amino-acid sequence is MKAAHSILIASSMLFATSASAAPVLGLTGDKTLVLFDTDKPAVSKSMEVKGVDKLVGIDFRPANKTVIGVTPDHKIVWIDPATGVASEVATMDKMLPMTEAPVVVDFNPMADRLRFMTGTTNHRVHPDTGAVTVDGSLAFQDGDMHKGEMPNTVAAAYINSVGKPEKTAMYNIDATIGALIQQTKPNDGTLSAIGKLGISDMPATYAFDIHAMEVGKNTAYLVANKTLYTVSLESGAATEIGMIGGLDGDVRDITVLPVM
- a CDS encoding sigma-70 family RNA polymerase sigma factor: MKMVMEGEASQNAGHMLMDSLETALAACARGERAGLRHIYETEAPRLLAVAERILRRRELAEEAVQDGFIQIWSRADQYEPGRGSARGWIYAVVRNRSLNMLRDGRREDLVSDDRMEALQDGGQLEELLASWHRLDRDSRLRECLAQLDEIRRRSILMAYVCGYTHGEIAGRLKLPLGTAKSWIRRGLSALRECMA